CAATGAACCCGGAAACAAGAATGGTAAAAAGAGTTGACCTAACAGATGTTTTAGAGGCAGATGAAATGTTTACTATTCTTATGGGCGGAAAAGTTGAACCCAGAAAAGAGTTTATTTATCAACATAGTGCAGAAGTTCAAGAGCTTGATATTTAATATTTTAAAATACTATTAAGAAGAATTAGAAACAAGTTGGTATGATATGATTAATGATGAAAGCAAAGAAAATAGAGAAGAAAATAGAGATAAAGAAGAAGAAATAGTAAAAGTGCAGGAAATTCCTACTGATATTACAAACGAAATTAAAACAGCCTATATCAACTATGCTATGAGCGTTATAATAGGTAGGGCAATACCGGATGCAAGAGATGGTTTAAAACCAGTTCACAGACGTGTTTTATATTCCATGTATAAATTAGGCAATACCCCTGATAAACCTCATAAAAAGTCAGCAAGGATTGTGGGAGACACTCTTGGTAAATATCATCCCCATGGTGATACAGCAGTTTATGATACTATTGTCAGAATGGCCCAGGATTTTTCTTACAGATACCCGCTGGCAGACGGTCAGGGGAATTTTGGTTCAATTGATGGGGATTCAGCAGCAGCTATGCGTTATACCGAGGTCAGAATGTCACCAATTGCACAGGAGATGCTTGCAGACATTAAAAAAGATACGGTTGATTTTATACCAAATTTTGATAATTCCCTGGAAGAACCAACTATATTACCGGCACCTGTTCCCCAATTATTAATAAACGGGTCTTCAGGTATTGCTGTAGGTATGGCAACTAATATTCCACCTCATAATTTGGCAGAAGTTATTGATGCCTGTGTTTTATTAATAGATAATCCGGAAGCTGATCTTAAAGAAATAATGAAAGTTCTTCCTGGTCCGGATTTTCCGACAGGTGCAACTATTTATGGTATATCAGGAATACAACAGGCTTATAAAACCGGTAAGGGAATTATTACTTTAAAGGCAAGAATTATTACTGAGAACCATGAAAAGAAGAACAAATCAGCAGCCCCTGTTTTAGTAGTTAAAGAACTGCCATATCAGGTTAATAAAGCTAATCTTGTGGAAGAAATCGCTAATTTGGTTCAAGACAAAAAAATCGTCGAAATTTCTGCCCTCAGAGATGAATCTGACAGAAACGGAATGAGAGTTGTTATTGAACTAAAAAAGGGAAGCAATGTAAATGTGGTTTTAAATAATCTTTATAAACACACAAAATTAAAGACTTCTTTTGGAATCAATATGTTGTCCATTGTAGATGGAAGACCTAAACTGCTTAATTTACGTGAAGCTTTAGATTGTTTCTTAGCTCATCGCAAAGAAGTGGTTCAGAGGCGTTCCAGATATGAATTGAATCAGGCAAAAGATAGGGCACATATATTAGAAGGGTTAAAAATTGCATTAGCAAATATTGATGAAGTTATACAAATTATTAAAAAATCAAAGGATGTCCAATCAGCCCATCAACAGCTTCGAAAAAGATTCAGTCTAAGTGATAAACAGGCACAGGCAATTTTAGACATGCGCTTGCAGAGGCTTACATCTTTAGAAGTAAAGAAATTAGAAGAAGAATATAAGGACCTCATTAAGAGAATTGCTTATCTGGAAGATATTTTGGCAAATCCAAGAAAACTTATGCTTACTATTAAAGATGAATTATTGGATTTAAAGAAAAAATATGCAGATAATAGACTTACTCAGATCGTGAAAGAAGAAAAAGAATTTGAAGTAGAGGATTTCATTGCCGAAGAAGATATAGTCATCACTTATACTAAAGATGGCTACTTAAAAAGACTCCCCCTTAATACTTATCGCAAACAGAGAAGAGGAGGCAGGGGTATTATTGGAATGGGAGTAAAGAAAGAAGATTTGGTAGACAACCTTTATATTACTACTAATTTACATGATATTCTATTCTTCTCTAATAAAGGTACTGTATACCGTAGAAAAGCCTATCAAATTCCTGAAGGAGGCAGAACTTCCAGAGGTATTGCAGTAGTGAATTTACTGGGAATCCAAAAAGATGAAAAGATTACCACTGTTATTCCTATACGTTCAGCAAAAATAGATAATTCCCGTGAAGAAAACAAGTGGTATTTGTATATGGCGACTAAACATGGGAAGGTTAAAAAGACACCCTTAAGTGCATTTGCCAGCTTAAGAAATAAAGAGATTATTGCAATTTCACTGGTAGATGGTGATGAATTAATTAGAGTAAGATTGGCAGAGGACAAAGATAATGTTATTCTAAGTACCCGAAAAGGTAAATCAACATATTTTTCCGGTAAAAATATCCGCTCGATGGGTAGAACTGCTATGGGGTGCCGGGGAATGATTTTATCAAAAGAAGATTATTTGCTTGATATTAGCCTGGTTAATCCTGATTCTGAGGAAGACCTGCTTTTAATTACCGAAAACGGTTCAGGCAAAAGAACTCCTTTAAAATCATATAGACTCTCAAAATCAAGAGGATGTAAAGGAGTTAAATCTATACGGTCCAGTAAGGAGCGTGGAGAGGTAGTCTCTGCAAAGGTAGTCAGTGAGAGGGATGAATTAGTTATTATAAGCCAGAAGGGCATTATTATTCGGGTTCCTATAAAAGAAATAAGCCAGACTGGTAGAAATTCAATGGGAGTAAAGGTTATGAACCTGGATGAAGACGACAAAGTAGCCAGTGTAGCAACTGTTCCCCAATCCAGAGTAATAGATTAATTATTTTTAAATAATCTTTTGACAAAAGAATAAACCGATGGTAGAATATCAAAAATCTTATATAGAATAACCGATGAAGGGAATAGTAGGATGCTTGCAAATCAAAGCAAGCCG
The sequence above is drawn from the Atribacterota bacterium genome and encodes:
- the gyrA gene encoding DNA gyrase subunit A encodes the protein MINDESKENREENRDKEEEIVKVQEIPTDITNEIKTAYINYAMSVIIGRAIPDARDGLKPVHRRVLYSMYKLGNTPDKPHKKSARIVGDTLGKYHPHGDTAVYDTIVRMAQDFSYRYPLADGQGNFGSIDGDSAAAMRYTEVRMSPIAQEMLADIKKDTVDFIPNFDNSLEEPTILPAPVPQLLINGSSGIAVGMATNIPPHNLAEVIDACVLLIDNPEADLKEIMKVLPGPDFPTGATIYGISGIQQAYKTGKGIITLKARIITENHEKKNKSAAPVLVVKELPYQVNKANLVEEIANLVQDKKIVEISALRDESDRNGMRVVIELKKGSNVNVVLNNLYKHTKLKTSFGINMLSIVDGRPKLLNLREALDCFLAHRKEVVQRRSRYELNQAKDRAHILEGLKIALANIDEVIQIIKKSKDVQSAHQQLRKRFSLSDKQAQAILDMRLQRLTSLEVKKLEEEYKDLIKRIAYLEDILANPRKLMLTIKDELLDLKKKYADNRLTQIVKEEKEFEVEDFIAEEDIVITYTKDGYLKRLPLNTYRKQRRGGRGIIGMGVKKEDLVDNLYITTNLHDILFFSNKGTVYRRKAYQIPEGGRTSRGIAVVNLLGIQKDEKITTVIPIRSAKIDNSREENKWYLYMATKHGKVKKTPLSAFASLRNKEIIAISLVDGDELIRVRLAEDKDNVILSTRKGKSTYFSGKNIRSMGRTAMGCRGMILSKEDYLLDISLVNPDSEEDLLLITENGSGKRTPLKSYRLSKSRGCKGVKSIRSSKERGEVVSAKVVSERDELVIISQKGIIIRVPIKEISQTGRNSMGVKVMNLDEDDKVASVATVPQSRVID